CTCGTGTTCCCGTACTGCATGGCGCTGCCATTACGGGAGAAACGACCGTCATCGGTTTTGTGCTTGACTTGAGCGAACGTAAACGCAGCGAAGCCGAACGCAAACAAGCAGAAGCCGCACAGCAAGAAGCAGCCGGTCGGGAGCGAGCATTATATGTTAAAGAGCAAGCTGCAAAAGAACAACTAGAAACCGTGTTAGCGAGTATCAACGACCAGTTTTTAGTCCTGGATCGCGAGTGGCGCTATACCTACGTCAACGACAGGGTTGTGGAAGTTGTAGGAATGTCTAGGGAAGACCTCTTAGGCAAGTGTATCTGGGAGCTGTTTCCGGAGACGGTTGGGACTCAGTTCTACATGGAATTGCATCGGGCAGCGACAGAGCAAAGAATTGTTCATTTCGAGTACTTCTACTCTTCCTGGCAACGTTGGTTTGAGAACCACATCTATCCCTCGGCAACGGGCTTATCTGTCTTGGTTACCGAAATTACCGCTGTCTACGACGAGCTTCGCTTACGCAAACGGGCAGAGGAGACACTTGAGCGAACAAACCAGACGCTACAAACCCTAATTGATGCCTGTCCAGTCGCCATTGCTTTGTTCGATCCACAAGGAATTGTGAAGTTGTGGAATCGCGCAGCAGAGCAGATCTTTGGTTGGAGTGCAGATGAAGCGATCGGGCAGTTTATGCCTACTATTCCCCATCGACCTCAAGAATTTCTTGCCAGCATTCAAAGTGTGTTGAGTGGGCGATCGCTGGATGGGTTGGAAGCCCAACATCAGCGTAAAGACGGTCGAATGGTGGATTTAGAGATTTGGGCTAATTTAACTCACGATGTGCAGGGAAATCTGGCTTGCCTCGGTATTGCCTGGGACATCACGGAACGCAAACAGGCACAAGCCGCGCTGGTAGCTAAAGAACAGCGTTACCGCTACATTTTTGAGGCGGTGAGCGTTGCCATTTGGGAAGAAGATTTCTCTCAAGTAAAAGCCGCGATCAACCAACTCAAAGTGGCAGGTGTGCGCGATTTTCACCAGTACTTTGTCGAGCATCCCGAATTTGTGCAACAAGCGGCGGATATGGTGCGAGTTCGGGATGTGAATCAGGCAGCACTGCAAATGTTTGGCGCACAAGACAAGGCTCAATTGTTGACTTCTTTGCACCAAATCTTTGTCCCTGAAACCCAGGAAGCGTTTATTGGAGAACTAATAGCAATCGCTGCTGAAGAACCCTTTTTTGCAGCAGAAACTGTACTGCGAACCTTACAAGGTGATCGCTTCCATGTCTGGGTTACGATCGCCTTCCCATCGACTTCAGAATCCTATGATCGTGTGCTGGTATCCCTTCTAGATATCAGCGAGCGCAAGCGAGTCCAACAAGAACTCCAGCAAACCTTACAAACCTTGAGTACGCTCATCCAGGCTTCGCCGCTGCCCATAGTTGTCATTGAAGCGGATATGACCGTACAACTGTGGAATGCAGCAGCAGAGCAATTATTTGGCTGGAGTAAAGCAGAACTCTTAGGTCAACGACTGCCCATTGTCCCAGAAGAGAAGCAGGAAGAATGCCGGCAGCTTCGAGAGGCAGTAACCAATGGAGAAGTCTTTTCTGGCGTGGAAACCTATTGCCGCAAGCGCGATGGTTCAAATGTGATTCTGAATATCTCGGCAGCTCCACTTTACGACGAGGGCGGCAGTGTCAATGCAATTTTGCTCATTCTTCAAGACATTACAGAACGACAGCAGGCATTATCAGCCCTGCGAGATAGCGAAGAACGCCTCCGTTTGGCTTTGATCGCGTCAAATCAAGGACTTTATGACCTCAATGTGCAAACGGGTGATGCGATCGTCTCTCCAGAGTACGCCCGGATGCTCGGCTATGAGCCGGATGAATTTCAGGAAACGAACGCTAAGTGGCGCGATAGCGAAGCAGTGATGCTTGCAGCAGATCGCCTCCATCCTGATGATGTAGCAGTAGTCTATCAGGCTTATGAAGATTACGTTGCTCTTAGACGCGATGAGTACCGGGTGGAGTTCAGACAGCGAAGCAAATCAGGGGATTGGAAATGGATTCTTTCGATTGGCAAGATTGTTTCTTGGGACAATCAGGGGCAGCCATTGCGAATGCTGGGGACGCATACCGATATTACCGATCGCAAACAAGCGGAACTTGAAATCCGAAAATTTGTTTCCCTCACTGATAACAGCACGGATTTTATCGGAATGTGCGATCTGAATGGAGTGTCGTTTTATATCAATGCAGCCGGCAGGCAAATGGTCGGGCTGGATGACACGCGGCAATACAACGAAGCTCCAGTCAGAGAATTTTTCTTTCCCGAAGATCAGGATTTTATCGTCAATGAATTTTTCCCCTGCGTTTTGCGCTCTGGACAGGCGGAAGTGGAAATTCGTTTCCGTCATTTCAAGACTGGCGAAGCGTTGTGGATGATATACAACGTTTTTTACATCAGAGGCGAGAACGACCAGCCGATTGGACTGGCAACCGTCAGCCGCAATATTACTGAGCGCAAACGGGCAGAAGCCGAACGTGAACGACTGCTGGTGCGGGAACAAGCCGCCCGTGAGCAAGCAGAAGCAGCAAATCGCATTAAAGATGAATTTCTGGCAGTGTTGTCGCATGAGTTGCGATCGCCTCTCAATCCGATTCTAGGTTGGGCAAAACTGCTCCGCAGCCGCAAGCTGGATGAACAAAAGACGGCTCAAGCACTAGAAACGATCGAGCGTAATGCTAACTTGCAAACGCAACTGATTGGAGACTTGCTGGATGTTTCCCGCATCCTGCAAGGCAAACTGAGTCTCAACATTGCTCCTGTTGATTTAGCCGCCACGATTACGGCAGCAATGGAAACAGTGCGTTTAGCCGCAGAAGCCAAGTCGATTCAAATCCACACGGCGCTTGACGGCGCAATAGGGAAGGTTTCAGGGGATTCAGGTCGTCTACAGCAAATCATCTGGAATCTGTTATCGAATGCTGTGAAATTCACACCCGAAGGAGGACGGGTAGAAGTTCGCCTGGAGCGTATTGGCTCTGATGCTCAAATCACGGTCAGCGATACGGGCCAGGGCATCAGTTCCGAGTTTTTACCTTATGTATTTGACTATTTCCGTCAGGCAGATGGTGCCACAACCCGAAAATTTGGCGGATTAGGGCTAGGGTTGGCAATTGTCCGCCATCTCACAGAATTACACGGTGGCACGGTAATAGCCCAAAGTCTGGGTGAAG
Above is a genomic segment from Microcoleus sp. FACHB-68 containing:
- a CDS encoding PAS domain S-box protein, producing the protein MTEANSEFVKGRRGRWRILPAQLLHYGVALLSVALAVGTNLQFSPYLAPTPTPPFFAAVMVSAWYGGLRPGLLATALSTLAINYFFIEPSYSLNIPNLGTLVQLGVFVMAAILINSLNEAQRVALRRAEANLHSLRESEARFGRLAESNIIGMIVAQLNGPILEANDIFLQMVGYTQQELRSGRVRWREMTAPESREVSNRAVQELTTTGVCTPFETEYIRKDGSRVPVLHGAAITGETTVIGFVLDLSERKRSEAERKQAEAAQQEAAGRERALYVKEQAAKEQLETVLASINDQFLVLDREWRYTYVNDRVVEVVGMSREDLLGKCIWELFPETVGTQFYMELHRAATEQRIVHFEYFYSSWQRWFENHIYPSATGLSVLVTEITAVYDELRLRKRAEETLERTNQTLQTLIDACPVAIALFDPQGIVKLWNRAAEQIFGWSADEAIGQFMPTIPHRPQEFLASIQSVLSGRSLDGLEAQHQRKDGRMVDLEIWANLTHDVQGNLACLGIAWDITERKQAQAALVAKEQRYRYIFEAVSVAIWEEDFSQVKAAINQLKVAGVRDFHQYFVEHPEFVQQAADMVRVRDVNQAALQMFGAQDKAQLLTSLHQIFVPETQEAFIGELIAIAAEEPFFAAETVLRTLQGDRFHVWVTIAFPSTSESYDRVLVSLLDISERKRVQQELQQTLQTLSTLIQASPLPIVVIEADMTVQLWNAAAEQLFGWSKAELLGQRLPIVPEEKQEECRQLREAVTNGEVFSGVETYCRKRDGSNVILNISAAPLYDEGGSVNAILLILQDITERQQALSALRDSEERLRLALIASNQGLYDLNVQTGDAIVSPEYARMLGYEPDEFQETNAKWRDSEAVMLAADRLHPDDVAVVYQAYEDYVALRRDEYRVEFRQRSKSGDWKWILSIGKIVSWDNQGQPLRMLGTHTDITDRKQAELEIRKFVSLTDNSTDFIGMCDLNGVSFYINAAGRQMVGLDDTRQYNEAPVREFFFPEDQDFIVNEFFPCVLRSGQAEVEIRFRHFKTGEALWMIYNVFYIRGENDQPIGLATVSRNITERKRAEAERERLLVREQAAREQAEAANRIKDEFLAVLSHELRSPLNPILGWAKLLRSRKLDEQKTAQALETIERNANLQTQLIGDLLDVSRILQGKLSLNIAPVDLAATITAAMETVRLAAEAKSIQIHTALDGAIGKVSGDSGRLQQIIWNLLSNAVKFTPEGGRVEVRLERIGSDAQITVSDTGQGISSEFLPYVFDYFRQADGATTRKFGGLGLGLAIVRHLTELHGGTVIAQSLGEEQGATFTVRLPLIKETAGLENEPSPNSSADELATSPLAGLSILVVDDDADTRDYISFVLEQAGATVICAASADEALQVLVQSTADILLSDIGMPEMDGYMLMRRVRAIPSDRGGQIPAIALTAYAGEMNQQQAIAAGFQRHIAKPVEPEYLIQAITSLSAANAALVRHL